The genomic window acatcattattgttattactacaatgctgttttgttttcagagcAGCATTTATTATTAAGCTTCATTTCTGTGCGATTTCAGGTGGTTTAAACAATCATAACAGTCCAGATCTGAAGGTGTTTCTAGGCCAGCTGAGAGACACAATCGTATCCTGGTGGTTTCCCCACAGCAGCCAGAGTTGGTGTACCTTCAGAGTCAAAGTTTACCTTGTCAGCATCTTTACCAGGTCCCCAAACCACCTCAACTGTCTTCTCTTGATGTGGGGGAGGCAGTGTTTCCACTCCAAGGTCTTCCCGATACACTTGAACACCTTACCTTGCTACATAATTACAGACTGCCGAGCACCCTGTGGGTTAACCTCACTGTTACTCTTCAAAAGTCACAAAGTCACTGATTTTCAAATGAAATTTAAGAGTTTTCTTTCATTAAGAAAATACCATGGTGTTGAATCCAACATGTCAATACATTAGTGAGGACTAGGGCTGTAGTGCATCCATTCACTGGCATCTCCCAGGAAAGCTAAGGTATGCACTCAGCGACACACTTCTCCAGCTCTCCAGCTAAGTGCCTCTCTAAACACTTTGCAACAGAGGGGTAAGTAAACTGGGTGCTGCACAGGCCATCCTGACACATTCTCTAGAAAACGTTTGGCAGTAGGTGTGGGTTCAAAAATTTCACCTGGAATATGTCTTCAGAGAAACTGCATGAATTTCTCAGAAGAAAGGGCACTGTGGAGCTCTGCAGAAGAAAAGTCTCTTGCAATGAGAAGAAAACTTTTGGGCAGGAGGAAACAGGGAGAGGTGGCCTGTTTTTACACTACTGAGTAGTTTCTTCCTGCTCCAATCCTTCCACTCATTACTCATTAATTAAATAAGAAACTGGAAAACAGGGCAGAGTAGCTGGTGAGGTGGAACAGATGACAGATCAAAGCTGTGTGTGGTAATAACATTGATCTAATGGGTGTAAGCTGAGTGTCCATATGAGGCTACACAGCTTGCTCTTCAGCAGCTTAATGTTAACAGATTCATAATTGAACTGGAAGGGTGTTAGGTTGATGGCTTTGGCAAAATATGTAGAAGCGAAAGCTATGCATGGATACAAGGTGCAGAGAGGGAGATCTATGTCAAGATGCGGGCCACCTGAGCCTGAATCTCCCTGTCGGTGTGTGAAAGCAGCTGGACCAGTTTGCTGTGGAGCTGGGAGGACTCATCTAACATGACCCGGAAGAGGCAATCCTGCTTCCGCCTCAGTTCGTCAGCCACCTGGGCAGAGGGTCTCCAGGCCTTTAAGTTCCCTGCAAACGTCAGCAGTCGCAGAAGCACTACAGGGGCTGTTCGTGCATCAAATAGCAGCACAACAGAAGCGGGTGCCTGAGGCAAAAAGCACACAAGAAGGAAATCAAAATGAGGATTCATAATGACCACAGGCATTGTGATGGTGGCTGTCTCATAAATTATTTACACAAGACTGGAATGagtcattaaaaataatgactaGTATTTGAGTTACACCGCAAAGGTGTAGACAGTAGAGAGTGAACCTTTGTGACTACTGCATGTTTATTTAGGTCTTTCTGTTGCAATGTTGTTAGGCATAGAGTTTAAAAAGTGAAGAAGCAATGTTTACGCAACACTTACAATTGAGTTTCTGCTCTGTGATTTTTCAACATGTAGTATAGTCATCAAAAtcaaaaaagttaattattaaatgttgatttaaagGAATATTGGACATTTGGACCCCTGACACATTATTTTGCAgtgcttttgtttgtcttaTGACAACTTGCTGTATAAAGACTACACAAATTGTTAAACTTTAATGAGGGTTATCAAATATTGCATTCCTTTATGCTTACCTGAGCTTGAACAATGTCATCCATTATATCTGGGTTAGATGACAAATTTACAAGGACTTTCAAAGCCTGAACctgaaacacaaatattacaagTTCTTCAATAATTGATACTGCACTCTCACACCCATATCTTTGTCTTTGACTATCTTGAAAAGCACCCTATAAGAAAAAAGGCTGTGTTTTCTAATTACAGCTACAATCTTTGGACATTACATAATAGTatcaaaacattacaaatcattatataagtatatttatatttatataatatatacttgATCCAAAAAGTTGCTAACCTGTAAAGCTTCATTGCTCACAACAAGCAGAGAGAGTAACAGTGTAATTGATTCCTTCAGCAAGTGTTGATGTTTGTCTGTAACTGAAAGGTTTGTCAGCAGCCTTAGCGCACCAAGCTGAAGGTCCGAATTAACAGGCGACATCTCAATCAGCTCCAGCACTTGTGGCACATAAACCTGCAGgacaaaaaaagacttgaagACAATATCAAGAAGGCAGAGAAGAGGGATGTCACTTATTCTCTGCTACAGGCTACATGCCAACATGCATGTGGTTATGTACCTTCAGTTGTTCCTGGTTTGGGATGTTCATGCACAGATTATTTAAAGCATTCAGAGTCTGCACTCTAACTTCTGCAGAAGGGTCAGAGAGGAAGCCAGCTATGATATGAATCCCCTCAAATTCCCTTATAAGATTCTGTGTGAGatcaaagataaagaaagaaaaaatacatcacacagcAGAGAAGAAATATAATGAAACAGGTTGtacacagaacaaaacaaca from Scomber scombrus chromosome 6, fScoSco1.1, whole genome shotgun sequence includes these protein-coding regions:
- the armc10 gene encoding armadillo repeat-containing protein 10, encoding MGDGSVTPRLGNMKALLGIVAGAGASYGIYKLLSAGSFKKNKKSATSEGASVRSSQPGQVTMKPGSLLAKVSGLDVVCARPVDTDKGDVASGDIIHQSPGNLEPQHLKMLLSCLQTSNNPSDRCRILLTLGNAAAFTVNQNLIREFEGIHIIAGFLSDPSAEVRVQTLNALNNLCMNIPNQEQLKVYVPQVLELIEMSPVNSDLQLGALRLLTNLSVTDKHQHLLKESITLLLSLLVVSNEALQVQALKVLVNLSSNPDIMDDIVQAQAPASVVLLFDARTAPVVLLRLLTFAGNLKAWRPSAQVADELRRKQDCLFRVMLDESSQLHSKLVQLLSHTDREIQAQVARILT